A window from Bradysia coprophila strain Holo2 chromosome X unlocalized genomic scaffold, BU_Bcop_v1 contig_20, whole genome shotgun sequence encodes these proteins:
- the LOC119068745 gene encoding putative 12-oxophytodienoate reductase 5 isoform X2 yields MSNPKLFSTVTVGVEIHAANGYLIDQFINSSSNVRTDEYGGSIENRARFALEVIDAVVEAVGAKNVAIRLSPWSEFLDVRDATPVATWSYITQKLQQIHPDLAYIHFIEARMSGLSDVDVEPEESLNPFRDIWKGPFINCGGYNRNKAIQTCEQRENSLVAFGRVFIANPDLVERLRHDLPMNKYNRPTFYTQGTDGYIDYPFYSDTEAY; encoded by the exons ATGAGTAACCCAAAGCTGTTTTCTACTGTAACTGTTG GCGTAGAAATACACGCTGCCAACGGTTACCTTATAGATCAATTTATTAATAGCTCCAGCAATGTTCGAACAGATGAATATGGTGGATCGATTGAAAACCGTGCTCGTTTCGCTCTGGAGGTTATCGATGCTGTTGTCGAAGCAGTTGGTGCCAAAAATGTCGCCATACGTTTATCTCCATGGTCTGAGTTTCTGGATGTCAGAg ATGCCACACCTGTAGCTACATGGTCTTACATTACTCAAAAATTGCAACAGATCCATCCTGATTTGGCTTATATTCACTTCATCGAAGCTAGAATGTCCGGATTAAGTGATGTCGACGTAGAACCTGAAGAATCGTTAAATCCATTTCGTGATATATGGAAAGGACCTTTCATAAATTGTGGTGGATATAATCGGAATAAAGCTATTCAAACATGCGAGCAAAGGGAAAATAGCTTAGTAGCATTTGGCCGCGTCTTTATAGCGAATCCTGATTTGGTGGAACGTTTGCGACATGATCTACCTATGAACAAATATAACCGGCCTACCTTCTATACTCAAGGAACAGACGGGTACATTGATTACCCATTTTACTCCGATACTGAGGCTTATTAA
- the LOC119068745 gene encoding 12-oxophytodienoate reductase 1-like isoform X1, giving the protein MTRLRNTEDGIPLAHCVEYYKQRTTKNGLLISEATMISPDSDGYSFAPGLYNDAQIDGWKSVVNAVHGKGGIIFNQLWHIGRAGATNPISASAIPIRGTNMLGGEHLIPIHFSGVEIHAANGYLIDQFINSSSNVRTDEYGGSIENRARFALEVIDAVVEAVGAKNVAIRLSPWSEFLDVRDATPVATWSYITQKLQQIHPDLAYIHFIEARMSGLSDVDVEPEESLNPFRDIWKGPFINCGGYNRNKAIQTCEQRENSLVAFGRVFIANPDLVERLRHDLPMNKYNRPTFYTQGTDGYIDYPFYSDTEAY; this is encoded by the exons ATGACCCGTCTACGAAATACCGAAGATGGCATTCCGTTAGCTCACTGTGTGGAATACTATAAGCAACGTACTACAAAGAATGGTTTATTGATTTCTGAAGCCACTATGATTTCTCCTGACAGTGACGGTTACTCTTTTGCGCCTGGTCTTTATAATGACGCTCAAATCGATGGCTGGAAAAGTGTTGTAAATGCAGTGCATGGAAAAGGTGGTATCATATTCAATCAACTTTGGCATATTGGGCGCGCTGGAGCCACAAACCCTATATCAGCGTCGGCTATACCTATTCGAGGGACTAATATGCTTGGTGGA GAACATTTAATTCCAATTCACTTTTCAGGCGTAGAAATACACGCTGCCAACGGTTACCTTATAGATCAATTTATTAATAGCTCCAGCAATGTTCGAACAGATGAATATGGTGGATCGATTGAAAACCGTGCTCGTTTCGCTCTGGAGGTTATCGATGCTGTTGTCGAAGCAGTTGGTGCCAAAAATGTCGCCATACGTTTATCTCCATGGTCTGAGTTTCTGGATGTCAGAg ATGCCACACCTGTAGCTACATGGTCTTACATTACTCAAAAATTGCAACAGATCCATCCTGATTTGGCTTATATTCACTTCATCGAAGCTAGAATGTCCGGATTAAGTGATGTCGACGTAGAACCTGAAGAATCGTTAAATCCATTTCGTGATATATGGAAAGGACCTTTCATAAATTGTGGTGGATATAATCGGAATAAAGCTATTCAAACATGCGAGCAAAGGGAAAATAGCTTAGTAGCATTTGGCCGCGTCTTTATAGCGAATCCTGATTTGGTGGAACGTTTGCGACATGATCTACCTATGAACAAATATAACCGGCCTACCTTCTATACTCAAGGAACAGACGGGTACATTGATTACCCATTTTACTCCGATACTGAGGCTTATTAA